The Echinicola rosea genome has a segment encoding these proteins:
- the tenA gene encoding thiaminase II, with product MSWTSEAWERIAPLYDKIIYMPFNQELQKGTLPKETFKFYMTQDAFYLGEFGKALSTISGRLNDLDKVLAFSEFAAGAIVVERALHESYFKELGLPDEVDPSPSCLLYTNYIRNQAGFANIEKAAAAILPCFWIYKEVGDHIYAQQDGSDNPYKNWIDTYAGEEFATSVAKALEITDQLAEKASPELREEMFEAFEMASKLEWMFWDSAYRLEKWPV from the coding sequence ATGAGCTGGACCAGTGAAGCTTGGGAGAGAATTGCTCCCCTTTATGACAAGATTATTTATATGCCTTTTAATCAAGAATTGCAGAAAGGCACACTTCCAAAGGAAACATTTAAATTTTATATGACTCAGGACGCTTTTTACCTGGGGGAATTTGGCAAGGCGCTCAGTACCATTAGTGGGCGTTTGAACGATTTGGATAAGGTGTTGGCATTTTCTGAATTTGCTGCTGGTGCCATCGTGGTAGAGAGAGCACTACATGAGAGCTATTTTAAAGAGTTGGGCCTTCCTGATGAGGTAGATCCTTCCCCATCCTGCTTGCTCTATACCAATTATATTCGGAATCAAGCTGGATTTGCCAACATAGAAAAGGCTGCAGCGGCTATTTTGCCTTGTTTTTGGATCTATAAAGAAGTTGGTGATCATATCTACGCACAGCAAGATGGAAGTGATAATCCTTATAAAAATTGGATAGATACGTATGCGGGAGAAGAATTCGCTACATCCGTGGCCAAGGCCTTAGAGATCACTGACCAGCTTGCAGAAAAAGCTAGTCCGGAGTTACGGGAGGAGATGTTTGAGGCGTTTGAAATGGCGTCCAAACTAGAGTGGATGTTTTGGGACAGTGCTTATCGCTTGGAAAAATGGCCGGTTTAG